One genomic segment of Candidatus Berkiella aquae includes these proteins:
- a CDS encoding translocation/assembly module TamB domain-containing protein: protein MASLLFRHLEPLSILKKIVKLFVTLLFAGLAFVVYCFLTPCGTKVALQLIADLTPYQIQFKEIKGSLATALILEDLSIETPRFTLTAKQLETHWDWLDLLHHKTISEIIAQNATITITATTPNKIESQAMPLDTQAIESALTDVKTELHKLPVPFKVGHLVLEDSSVIWETEQHHIDKLVLLNTDTDNENLFQEIHYQGSAGTFDATIANTVNIHWNLHLASNPFFARYFSGELSSTGHILFLKQQLDHPSTKLNMSLHASKMQMGHYPLENVSLRLQGTLAKHEAIINAKIDGYPVKSALYGELTPQKWIAKLNEIVVEHERWQQMGTTNGILTLNWNQKYIKASIDALLWNKYPLAIQLKTLKAKPYAVSGTIQSQVKEIKTLAPLIPDLKPWRAKCNINLTVAGTLGSPQITGDIALKDIRLRYFAWGSKAVIQQLNIALLPNHLLSMTGNGTWGSGPFTLNGEGKFAQGKPHFALNLKGEKLLLSDTPEYYIVANPDLILTLKNGEPLLSGSILVPQAEIRSLKNPDMVTTSDDVVIVSQKPQAKPLAERSFATALTTNIEIILGNQISYSGHGFTTHAKGKLLIRQLPGQMPNAKGQINLINGKYRSYGKVFDIDYGQIVFSGGPINDPLLDIRAQRKIEPASSLVSAKTEQTIIAGIKFVGNLKSPQIEFYSVPAMSDADIISYLVVGRPQSQMNEAQSELLLQAASQLLNIMGNEREDVQLNLADKLKLDQFGFSKKSKSSKKSGRSPLEDTVFVLGKQLSERLYLHYSLGIADSANNFGLRYMLGKNVTVEASTGTQGSSADVLLSFEGH, encoded by the coding sequence ATGGCATCATTATTATTTAGACATCTTGAACCTCTCTCGATTTTAAAAAAAATCGTGAAGCTCTTTGTCACCTTATTATTTGCAGGGCTTGCTTTTGTAGTATATTGCTTCTTAACGCCCTGCGGCACCAAAGTCGCATTACAGCTGATTGCCGATCTCACGCCTTATCAGATTCAATTTAAAGAAATCAAAGGCAGTTTGGCAACTGCACTCATCTTAGAAGATCTCTCTATTGAAACGCCTCGTTTCACCTTAACAGCGAAACAGCTTGAAACCCATTGGGATTGGCTTGATTTACTACACCATAAAACCATTTCAGAGATTATCGCGCAAAATGCAACCATCACTATCACCGCAACCACACCCAATAAAATAGAATCTCAAGCAATGCCGCTTGATACGCAAGCGATTGAATCTGCACTCACCGATGTCAAAACGGAACTTCATAAACTACCGGTTCCGTTTAAAGTGGGACATTTAGTGCTAGAAGATAGCTCTGTTATCTGGGAAACAGAGCAACATCACATTGATAAACTGGTATTGCTTAATACCGATACAGACAATGAAAACCTATTTCAAGAAATTCATTACCAAGGCAGTGCAGGTACCTTCGATGCAACGATAGCAAATACCGTCAATATCCATTGGAATTTACACTTGGCTTCAAATCCCTTTTTTGCACGATATTTCAGCGGCGAATTATCAAGCACGGGACACATTTTATTTTTAAAACAACAACTCGACCATCCTTCCACCAAGCTGAATATGAGCCTTCATGCAAGCAAAATGCAAATGGGACATTATCCACTTGAAAATGTATCGCTTCGATTACAGGGCACCTTGGCAAAACATGAAGCAATTATTAATGCCAAAATCGATGGCTACCCCGTCAAAAGTGCTCTTTATGGCGAATTGACACCTCAAAAATGGATAGCCAAATTAAATGAAATTGTTGTAGAACATGAACGTTGGCAACAAATGGGGACGACTAACGGTATTTTAACCCTGAACTGGAATCAGAAATACATAAAAGCATCCATAGACGCTTTACTCTGGAACAAGTACCCATTAGCTATTCAGCTCAAAACGCTCAAAGCAAAGCCCTACGCTGTTTCAGGAACCATTCAATCCCAAGTTAAAGAAATTAAAACGCTAGCCCCCCTTATTCCCGATTTAAAACCATGGCGTGCAAAGTGTAATATTAATTTAACGGTTGCTGGTACTTTAGGCTCACCGCAAATCACCGGTGACATTGCCCTGAAAGATATCCGGCTACGCTACTTTGCTTGGGGCAGTAAAGCCGTTATTCAACAACTTAATATTGCCTTATTACCTAATCATTTATTATCAATGACAGGTAATGGTACCTGGGGCAGTGGCCCATTTACCCTCAATGGCGAAGGTAAATTTGCCCAGGGCAAACCACACTTTGCTTTAAATCTTAAAGGCGAGAAATTATTATTAAGCGATACCCCTGAATATTATATTGTCGCTAATCCTGACTTAATCTTAACCTTAAAAAATGGTGAACCTTTACTATCAGGCAGTATTTTAGTCCCACAAGCCGAAATTCGCAGTCTGAAAAATCCAGATATGGTAACAACCTCTGACGATGTGGTGATTGTTTCACAGAAACCGCAAGCAAAACCGCTTGCTGAACGCAGTTTCGCTACCGCATTGACAACCAATATCGAAATTATTTTAGGCAACCAGATCTCGTATAGTGGTCATGGCTTTACAACCCACGCCAAAGGTAAATTATTAATCCGCCAATTACCTGGGCAAATGCCCAATGCGAAGGGTCAAATTAACTTAATTAATGGTAAATACCGCTCTTATGGAAAAGTATTTGATATTGATTATGGACAAATTGTTTTTTCCGGTGGCCCTATTAATGATCCCTTATTAGATATTCGGGCACAACGAAAAATTGAACCTGCTTCGAGCCTCGTTTCTGCGAAAACGGAACAAACCATTATTGCGGGTATTAAATTTGTCGGTAATTTAAAATCACCCCAAATTGAATTTTATTCTGTTCCTGCCATGAGCGATGCCGATATTATTTCCTATCTGGTGGTTGGTCGTCCGCAAAGTCAAATGAATGAAGCACAAAGTGAATTGCTATTACAAGCAGCCTCACAATTACTGAATATTATGGGTAATGAACGCGAAGATGTGCAGCTTAATCTTGCTGATAAACTTAAGCTCGATCAATTTGGATTTTCTAAAAAATCTAAAAGTTCGAAGAAATCAGGGCGTAGTCCGTTAGAAGATACCGTATTCGTTCTGGGCAAACAGCTCTCAGAACGCCTCTATTTACATTACAGCCTCGGTATTGCTGACTCTGCTAATAACTTCGGCTTGCGTTATATGTTGGGTAAAAATGTCACGGTAGAAGCTTCTACCGGCACCCAAGGAAGCAGCGCAGACGTACTGCTTTCGTTCGAAGGTCATTAA
- a CDS encoding BamA/TamA family outer membrane protein — protein sequence MKIHARMRHSLCTLLLLGSLSSFGSLLAKEKEEDFNIHINGVSKTIEENIRANLTLTPEQSELDDKAKIQQYEERVTQEVTKAIQPFGYYSPKIALTTNATQKAIAITIDLGMPVRIQKITISVVGEGSTDPSLKEIKNEFSLHEGEIFDHTLYEQGKKALLSASIQNGYLDATFSVHRVEVNLDTHSSDIYLTLDTKQRHYFGPVNYHETVLSEKLLNRYLPFQTGDVYSPEKMLKLQSRLAQSDYFSEVNVKPQTTIDSNVVPIQVELKDAKPNRYLLGAGYGTDTGVRGKAAWTRRRLNSMGHRLNAEARVSEVYDKFELDYIIPGKQPATDTFAIHGSYFEEEYTEKLSQLYEAGFTQVREINNWQRKLAIAYLHESYTAYITNEPIQSNLILPSVTFTQIKRDNAAAPTRGRRIEINLRGSVDALVSDTSFFQAYLQCRWLHAFNESLKALVRTELGFTLPDDSERLPLSQRFFAGGDLSIRGYGYRSLPNEIDKDGNRLPVGGAYLGIVSFEVVKTIKKPFGVLAFIDAGNAFRHFGDQIEVGTGVGVEWQTRLGPVKFAIAKPLNKDSEAWRIHASFGPEI from the coding sequence TTGAAAATCCACGCTAGGATGCGTCATTCTCTTTGTACCTTACTACTTTTAGGTAGTTTAAGTTCGTTTGGCTCGCTTTTAGCCAAAGAAAAAGAAGAGGATTTTAATATTCATATCAATGGCGTCAGCAAAACCATTGAAGAAAACATTCGAGCCAATCTCACCTTAACGCCTGAGCAAAGTGAATTAGACGACAAAGCAAAAATACAACAATATGAAGAACGCGTTACTCAAGAAGTTACCAAAGCCATTCAACCTTTTGGCTATTATTCTCCTAAAATCGCATTGACCACCAATGCAACACAAAAGGCCATTGCAATAACCATTGATTTAGGTATGCCGGTTCGTATTCAAAAAATCACGATTAGCGTTGTGGGTGAAGGCAGCACCGATCCCAGCCTAAAGGAAATTAAAAATGAATTCTCCTTACATGAGGGGGAAATATTCGACCATACGCTATATGAACAAGGTAAAAAAGCGCTACTGTCTGCCTCTATTCAAAATGGTTACCTAGATGCCACTTTTAGTGTCCATCGAGTTGAAGTCAATCTGGATACGCACAGTAGTGATATCTATTTAACATTGGATACCAAACAGCGGCACTATTTTGGCCCCGTTAATTATCATGAAACAGTATTATCTGAAAAATTATTAAATCGCTATTTACCCTTTCAAACAGGCGATGTTTATTCTCCTGAAAAAATGTTGAAATTACAAAGTCGCTTAGCACAAAGCGACTATTTTTCTGAAGTGAATGTAAAGCCGCAAACAACGATTGACTCCAATGTGGTACCTATTCAAGTTGAATTAAAAGATGCCAAACCTAATCGCTATTTATTAGGCGCAGGCTATGGCACTGACACCGGGGTTCGTGGTAAAGCCGCATGGACCAGACGTCGTTTAAATTCAATGGGGCATCGTTTAAACGCAGAAGCGCGCGTTTCCGAAGTGTATGATAAATTTGAACTCGATTATATTATTCCCGGCAAACAACCTGCTACTGACACTTTTGCGATACATGGCAGTTACTTTGAAGAGGAATATACTGAAAAACTCTCGCAACTCTATGAAGCGGGTTTTACCCAAGTTCGTGAGATCAATAATTGGCAGCGTAAATTAGCGATTGCTTATTTGCATGAAAGTTACACTGCCTATATTACGAATGAACCCATTCAATCCAATCTCATTCTACCCAGTGTCACCTTTACGCAAATAAAGCGTGATAATGCCGCAGCCCCTACTCGTGGACGACGCATTGAGATTAATTTGCGCGGTTCAGTGGATGCCTTGGTGAGTGATACCAGCTTTTTCCAAGCGTATCTGCAATGTCGCTGGTTACATGCTTTCAATGAATCTTTAAAAGCATTAGTCAGGACAGAGCTTGGTTTCACTTTACCCGATGATAGCGAGCGTTTGCCTTTAAGTCAGCGTTTCTTCGCAGGCGGTGATTTAAGCATTCGTGGTTATGGCTATCGCTCGTTACCCAATGAAATTGATAAAGACGGTAATCGTTTACCCGTGGGTGGTGCTTACTTAGGGATAGTGAGCTTTGAAGTGGTTAAAACGATTAAAAAGCCGTTTGGCGTTTTAGCCTTTATTGATGCGGGTAATGCGTTTCGCCATTTTGGTGATCAAATTGAAGTCGGTACAGGCGTAGGGGTCGAATGGCAAACCCGTTTAGGCCCCGTCAAATTTGCCATTGCAAAACCGCTTAATAAAGATAGTGAAGCTTGGCGTATTCATGCTTCTTTTGGTCCTGAGATATAA
- a CDS encoding AAA-associated domain-containing protein, protein MSESSKNIIFTVKDLKKTFRSSEGQELTVLESVDFTMYENEIVALVGKSGSGKSTLLRIIAGLVKPSGGQVLYHDQVVHEPVQGIAMVFQNFALLPWLTVLQNVELGLEALGVERQERRRRALKAIDTIGLDGFESAYPKELSGGMRQRVGFARALVVNPEVLLMDEPFSALDVLTSENLRSDLIDLWLAKRTRTKGILFVTHSIEEAALMADRIIIFASNPGRIRAELTVSTPLPRDSEDPHFRKLVDDIYTLMTTSERKRVRVDEVHKVDFGYRLPDAGISELTGLVDALWAEDEQSASVDLPLLAESLHLEVDSLFPLTEALEILHFATVSKGDITLTDEGKIFADATILERKKLFAKQLEKHIPLAKHIRETLDNRPNHRESETYFLRELEEHLSETEAERVLTVIIDWGRYAEIFAYDYDSGILSLENPR, encoded by the coding sequence ATGAGTGAATCATCTAAAAACATCATTTTTACTGTTAAAGATCTGAAAAAGACTTTTCGCTCAAGTGAAGGGCAAGAACTTACCGTATTAGAATCGGTTGATTTTACCATGTATGAAAACGAAATCGTTGCTTTAGTTGGCAAATCGGGTTCGGGTAAATCAACACTTTTGCGCATTATTGCTGGTCTTGTAAAACCTTCCGGTGGTCAAGTGCTTTATCATGATCAAGTGGTTCATGAGCCGGTCCAAGGCATCGCCATGGTATTTCAAAATTTTGCGCTCTTACCCTGGTTAACCGTTTTACAGAATGTAGAATTAGGCCTTGAAGCATTAGGCGTTGAACGCCAAGAAAGACGGCGGCGTGCATTAAAAGCCATTGATACTATCGGTTTAGATGGATTTGAATCAGCCTATCCCAAAGAGTTATCCGGGGGCATGCGCCAGCGCGTTGGTTTTGCGCGTGCTTTAGTGGTCAACCCTGAAGTGCTTCTCATGGATGAGCCCTTTTCCGCATTAGATGTCTTAACCTCAGAAAACTTAAGAAGCGACTTAATTGACCTTTGGCTTGCGAAACGCACTCGAACCAAAGGCATTTTATTTGTCACCCACAGCATTGAAGAAGCAGCGTTGATGGCGGATAGAATCATCATTTTTGCAAGTAATCCTGGGCGTATTCGTGCTGAATTAACGGTTAGCACACCTTTGCCCCGCGATTCTGAAGATCCGCATTTTCGTAAATTAGTCGATGATATTTACACCTTAATGACCACCAGTGAACGCAAACGCGTTCGGGTTGATGAAGTGCATAAAGTCGATTTTGGTTATCGTTTACCCGATGCTGGCATTTCAGAGCTTACAGGCTTAGTCGATGCACTGTGGGCAGAAGACGAACAATCTGCCAGCGTAGACTTACCTTTACTGGCAGAAAGCTTACATTTAGAGGTGGATAGCTTATTTCCTTTAACCGAAGCTTTAGAAATTCTTCATTTTGCCACCGTTTCCAAGGGGGATATTACGCTAACCGACGAAGGTAAAATATTTGCAGATGCAACCATTTTGGAACGCAAAAAACTCTTTGCCAAACAGCTTGAGAAGCATATTCCGCTTGCAAAGCATATTCGTGAAACCTTAGATAATCGCCCTAATCATCGTGAGTCAGAAACCTATTTCTTACGAGAATTGGAAGAACATTTAAGTGAAACCGAAGCAGAACGCGTATTAACTGTTATCATTGACTGGGGACGTTATGCTGAAATTTTCGCTTATGATTACGATTCAGGAATTTTAAGCCTTGAAAATCCACGCTAG
- a CDS encoding ABC transporter permease subunit, which yields MPTKPHYGEPKSKITLPLNQWDLAILLLLFGLFASLIWGAQKMTLPYALGTQITISLSPEMLPGYAISTIIRMGIALFFSLLFTFTVGTLAAKNARAEKFILPFIDIMQSVPILGFLSITVLSFIYLFPGSRLGPECAAIFAIFTSQVWNMALSFYQSLRTIPKDLKEAADMFHLSPWQRFWRLEVPFATPSLIWNTMMSLSAGWFFVVASEAISVNNQNITLPGIGSYIMQATQQSDYAAISYVILTMFIVILVYDQLIFRPLITWSEKFKMEHNPDAETETWFLNLLQRAQITHHLMKLLARIRDLLTGPFFPKKAHNKRLPPRVRQALSWTAVTFWNSFLFIGIVGSIGMLGHFIYTKLTMGEVLHVCWLGLITAFKVTILIMLCSLVWVPIGVWIGLKPKVAKIMQPIAQFLAAFPANLVYPVLFMMIVSHNLNVNIWSAPLMILGTQWYILFNVIAGTSNLPQELHLVTQNYGVKGWLWWRKLILPGILPYYITGAMTAAGGCWNASVVADVVTWGGKTLHATGLGGYITQYTAVGDFARIGLGIAVMCLYVMIINRLVWRKLYDFAEERYQVG from the coding sequence ATGCCAACGAAACCACACTATGGTGAGCCAAAAAGCAAAATAACCCTACCTTTAAACCAGTGGGATCTTGCTATATTGCTCTTGTTGTTTGGTTTGTTTGCTTCCTTGATATGGGGCGCTCAGAAAATGACGCTTCCCTATGCACTCGGCACACAAATTACCATTTCACTTTCACCCGAGATGCTACCCGGCTATGCCATCAGCACCATTATTCGAATGGGTATTGCGCTTTTTTTCTCACTGTTATTTACCTTCACCGTCGGCACCCTCGCAGCGAAAAATGCCCGAGCTGAAAAGTTTATTCTACCCTTTATTGATATTATGCAATCTGTGCCTATCTTAGGTTTTCTTTCTATCACAGTACTTTCCTTTATTTACTTATTTCCAGGTAGCCGCTTAGGGCCTGAATGTGCTGCTATTTTTGCTATTTTTACCTCACAAGTATGGAATATGGCACTTTCTTTTTATCAATCATTACGCACCATTCCTAAGGATCTCAAAGAAGCAGCGGATATGTTTCATTTAAGCCCTTGGCAACGTTTCTGGCGTCTTGAAGTTCCCTTTGCAACGCCCAGCTTAATTTGGAATACCATGATGTCCTTGTCGGCAGGCTGGTTCTTTGTAGTCGCTTCTGAAGCTATTTCAGTAAACAATCAAAATATTACTCTACCCGGTATTGGCTCTTACATTATGCAAGCCACGCAGCAAAGTGATTATGCTGCGATTAGTTATGTTATCTTGACCATGTTTATCGTCATTTTGGTTTATGACCAATTAATCTTTCGACCTCTCATCACTTGGTCAGAAAAATTTAAAATGGAGCATAACCCTGATGCTGAAACAGAAACCTGGTTTTTAAATCTACTGCAGCGAGCCCAGATCACTCACCATCTCATGAAATTGCTTGCCAGAATAAGAGATCTATTAACCGGACCTTTTTTTCCCAAAAAAGCCCATAACAAACGTTTGCCTCCTCGTGTGCGTCAAGCGCTGTCTTGGACAGCCGTGACATTTTGGAACAGCTTCTTATTTATTGGTATTGTAGGTTCAATTGGTATGCTCGGCCATTTCATTTATACCAAGCTCACCATGGGTGAAGTCTTACATGTTTGTTGGCTGGGCCTGATTACTGCTTTTAAAGTTACCATTTTGATTATGCTCTGCTCACTGGTATGGGTACCCATTGGGGTGTGGATTGGTCTCAAACCCAAAGTTGCAAAGATTATGCAACCCATCGCTCAATTTTTAGCTGCCTTTCCAGCCAATTTAGTGTATCCCGTACTCTTTATGATGATTGTTAGCCATAATCTGAATGTTAACATCTGGAGCGCCCCTTTAATGATATTAGGCACCCAGTGGTACATTTTATTTAATGTCATTGCAGGCACTTCAAACTTACCGCAAGAACTGCATCTGGTGACACAAAATTATGGCGTCAAAGGGTGGCTATGGTGGCGTAAATTAATTTTGCCGGGTATTTTGCCCTATTACATCACAGGTGCCATGACGGCGGCTGGCGGTTGTTGGAATGCAAGCGTTGTCGCCGATGTTGTTACCTGGGGCGGCAAGACGTTACATGCAACCGGACTCGGTGGATACATTACACAATATACTGCTGTCGGTGATTTTGCTCGTATAGGATTGGGTATTGCCGTTATGTGCTTATACGTCATGATCATTAATCGTCTGGTATGGCGAAAATTATATGACTTTGCTGAAGAAAGATATCAAGTGGGTTAA
- a CDS encoding chorismate lyase, with product MKSIQWESSVAALQTQPSPSIENWLTQPYILSHALKRHCQHLGVQVLAQQFAAVDATEQTLSEQGALPFVRQVFLCGDDVPWTYGRVVIAPSTYQSYFTQFASLGSKPLGETLLYNNPDTTRSRFEYALITQDTPLYREIQAYLSLTEPMLWGRRSYFYLKQFPLLVTEVFLPMLPSFKP from the coding sequence ATGAAGTCTATTCAGTGGGAAAGCTCTGTCGCAGCCTTACAAACACAGCCATCTCCTTCTATCGAGAATTGGCTTACCCAGCCTTATATTTTGAGCCATGCCCTTAAGCGCCACTGCCAACATTTGGGAGTGCAGGTATTAGCACAGCAATTTGCTGCAGTTGATGCCACAGAGCAGACACTCTCTGAACAAGGTGCTTTACCTTTTGTCAGGCAAGTCTTTTTATGCGGCGATGATGTTCCTTGGACTTATGGTCGTGTTGTGATTGCACCGAGTACCTATCAAAGTTACTTTACACAGTTTGCTTCACTAGGCTCCAAGCCGCTAGGGGAGACGTTGTTATATAATAACCCTGATACAACACGCAGTCGTTTTGAATATGCGCTGATTACACAAGACACCCCACTTTATCGTGAGATCCAAGCCTATCTGTCTTTAACGGAGCCGATGTTGTGGGGACGTCGATCTTATTTTTATTTAAAACAATTCCCCTTGTTAGTGACAGAGGTCTTCTTGCCGATGCTCCCTTCATTTAAGCCTTAA
- the pabB gene encoding aminodeoxychorismate synthase component I: MDHFPIVEELRYQDPLTCFIRVPREGALWLDSAATSQQGRYSYIAFSPFQTIISKNEAVNPWTVLEAVFARYKLTPLSDLPPFQGGIAGVFSYELGGYLEKLPRSTIDDLQFPELMVGCYDLVLAFDHPLQRCWLFSSGFPETSEEARLTRAKKRLAYAKDLLSQTVTLPEVCAVTIAEEAITSTFTQARYEEEVARVIEYIRAGDIFEANISQRFSCTLPDKLSTFDLYRRLRKNNPAPYAAYMQLGDNVIASASPEQFLQLENGMVETRPIKGTRPRHATPEQDKRNAQELMDSEKDHAENVMIVDLMRNDLSRVCLAHSIQVSQLCALESFATVHHLVSVVQGKIKPEFNALDLLKATFPGGSITGAPKIRAMEIIAECEPTLRGPYCGSIGYLGFNDNVALSITIRTYAIHQNFLTFQTGGAVTIDSVPKEEYEETLAKAKALRYTLVGERNKHIIT, encoded by the coding sequence ATGGATCATTTTCCCATTGTTGAAGAGCTTCGCTATCAAGACCCTTTAACGTGCTTTATTCGAGTCCCACGTGAAGGTGCATTATGGCTTGATAGTGCCGCAACATCACAGCAAGGGCGCTATAGTTATATTGCCTTTAGTCCTTTTCAAACCATTATCAGTAAAAATGAAGCAGTTAATCCTTGGACGGTTTTAGAAGCGGTTTTTGCGCGTTATAAGCTGACGCCACTCTCTGATTTGCCACCCTTTCAAGGAGGAATTGCTGGCGTTTTTAGTTATGAATTAGGGGGATATCTTGAAAAATTACCGCGTTCAACCATCGATGACTTACAGTTTCCTGAACTGATGGTTGGTTGTTACGACTTGGTGTTGGCATTTGATCATCCATTGCAGCGATGTTGGTTATTTTCCAGCGGTTTTCCTGAAACATCGGAGGAAGCGCGCTTAACAAGAGCTAAAAAACGGCTTGCTTATGCTAAGGATTTATTATCACAAACGGTAACGCTGCCTGAAGTCTGTGCCGTCACGATTGCTGAAGAGGCGATTACGTCGACTTTTACCCAAGCACGTTATGAAGAAGAGGTTGCACGAGTGATTGAATATATTCGTGCAGGCGATATTTTCGAAGCGAACATTTCGCAGCGATTTTCCTGTACCTTACCAGATAAGCTGAGTACTTTTGATTTATATCGCCGCTTACGCAAAAATAATCCTGCACCTTATGCCGCTTATATGCAATTGGGTGACAATGTTATTGCCAGTGCTTCACCTGAACAATTTTTACAACTTGAAAATGGCATGGTAGAAACACGGCCGATTAAAGGCACAAGACCTCGTCATGCAACCCCCGAACAAGATAAACGCAATGCGCAAGAACTGATGGATAGCGAAAAAGATCATGCTGAAAATGTCATGATTGTGGATTTAATGCGAAATGATTTATCACGTGTTTGCTTAGCACACTCTATTCAAGTTTCACAGTTATGCGCATTAGAATCTTTTGCCACGGTTCATCACTTGGTTTCTGTGGTGCAAGGAAAAATAAAGCCCGAATTTAATGCGCTGGATTTATTGAAAGCCACTTTCCCGGGCGGCTCTATTACCGGTGCGCCAAAGATTCGAGCCATGGAAATTATTGCAGAATGTGAACCAACCTTGCGTGGACCTTATTGCGGAAGTATTGGTTATTTAGGATTTAATGATAATGTTGCACTTTCTATTACCATTAGAACTTATGCGATTCATCAGAATTTTTTAACCTTTCAAACGGGTGGAGCGGTAACCATTGATTCTGTACCAAAAGAAGAATACGAAGAAACCTTGGCTAAAGCGAAAGCCTTACGATATACCCTGGTAGGGGAGCGTAATAAGCATATAATAACATAA
- a CDS encoding RimK family alpha-L-glutamate ligase translates to MANNEIMQIGWEEWVALPELGLPAIKAKVDTGAKTSALHAFMVEKIIEEGDVKVHFGIHPIPERPEVEVYCKAHLVAEREITSSNGQTELRYVIRTIAKFGKKKWPIEITLTDRETMAYRMLIGRSAMEGKLSVNPEHSFMLGALCPSGYDDIVPKRKKRKMKICILSRSRNIYTTDRLVTVAENRGHRVEVIDATRCYVDISSNKPAVHYQGEVLPRFDALFSHHVNTNYYGIAILRQFETLGTFCINSASAIAHSRDRLFAHQLLSRAGVSMPTTAFAHYPGDTKDMIKILGGAPLVIKLLEGQQGNKGVVLAQTNKSAAAVIQAFRGLKANFIAQQYIQEPKSKDILCVILGNKVITAIQQETSSLEILTDEVTTPRKSHLIEITSIEKKLAIRAARVLGLKFAVVNFLRTKAGPRVIDVNSSPSFKRIEKISGLDLGTLIIDYLEHHARPRLPKRVIGYSI, encoded by the coding sequence ATGGCAAATAATGAAATCATGCAGATTGGCTGGGAAGAGTGGGTTGCATTACCTGAGCTTGGTTTGCCTGCTATCAAAGCAAAAGTGGATACTGGCGCTAAAACATCAGCCTTGCATGCTTTTATGGTTGAAAAAATTATTGAAGAGGGTGATGTTAAAGTCCATTTTGGCATTCATCCTATCCCTGAACGTCCTGAAGTGGAAGTTTATTGTAAAGCACATTTAGTTGCTGAACGCGAAATAACGAGCTCAAATGGACAAACCGAGCTTCGCTACGTTATTCGCACGATTGCGAAATTTGGTAAAAAAAAATGGCCTATTGAAATTACCCTAACCGATCGCGAAACGATGGCTTATCGCATGTTAATAGGACGCTCTGCGATGGAAGGCAAACTTTCCGTCAATCCAGAACACTCCTTTATGCTGGGGGCGCTTTGTCCTTCCGGTTATGATGATATTGTCCCTAAGCGTAAAAAGCGCAAAATGAAGATCTGTATTTTGAGCCGTTCGCGCAATATTTATACAACCGATCGTTTAGTCACCGTCGCTGAAAATCGAGGACATCGAGTTGAGGTGATTGATGCAACGCGCTGTTATGTTGATATTAGCTCTAACAAGCCTGCAGTTCACTATCAAGGTGAGGTTTTACCACGTTTTGATGCACTTTTTTCCCATCATGTAAACACCAATTATTACGGCATTGCTATTTTAAGGCAGTTTGAGACACTCGGAACGTTTTGTATTAATAGTGCCAGCGCAATTGCCCATTCGCGTGATAGACTATTTGCCCATCAATTGCTAAGCCGGGCCGGGGTGAGTATGCCAACAACCGCTTTTGCACACTATCCCGGTGATACCAAAGATATGATCAAAATCTTGGGTGGTGCACCATTAGTGATTAAATTGCTTGAAGGGCAACAAGGTAATAAAGGGGTGGTTCTAGCACAAACCAATAAATCAGCAGCTGCTGTGATCCAAGCTTTTCGCGGCTTAAAAGCGAATTTTATTGCGCAACAATATATTCAGGAGCCAAAAAGCAAAGATATCTTATGCGTTATTTTAGGCAATAAAGTGATAACAGCAATTCAGCAAGAAACATCTTCGCTTGAAATATTAACGGACGAAGTGACAACCCCGAGAAAATCGCATTTGATTGAAATTACCTCAATAGAGAAGAAATTAGCAATCCGTGCTGCTCGTGTGTTAGGGCTTAAATTTGCGGTAGTCAATTTTTTACGCACCAAAGCGGGGCCACGCGTTATTGACGTCAATAGTTCTCCGTCATTTAAGCGTATAGAAAAAATATCTGGCCTTGATTTAGGAACTTTAATTATTGACTATCTTGAACACCATGCCAGACCTCGTTTACCTAAACGAGTGATTGGTTATTCTATTTAA